From Saccopteryx leptura isolate mSacLep1 chromosome 3, mSacLep1_pri_phased_curated, whole genome shotgun sequence, one genomic window encodes:
- the SERBP1 gene encoding SERPINE1 mRNA-binding protein 1 isoform X2, with protein sequence MPGHLQEGFGCVVTNRFDQLFDDESDPFEVLKAAENKKKETGGGGVGGPGAKSAAQAAAQTNSSAAGKQLRKESQKDRKNPLPSNVGVADKKEEAQPPVALKKEGIRRVGRRPDQQLQGEGKIIDRRPERRPPRERRFEKPLEEKGEGGEFSVDRPIIDRPIRGRGGLGRGRGGRGRGMGRGDGFDSRGKREFDRHSGSDRSGLKHEDKRGGSGSHNWGTVKDELTESPKYIQKQISYNCSDLEQSNVTEETPEGEEHPVADTENKENEVEEVKEEGPKEMTLDEWKAIQNKDRAKVEFNIRKPNEGADGQWKKGFVLHKSKSEEAHAEDSVMDHHFRKPANDITSQLEINFGDLGRPGRGGRGGRGGRGRGGRPNRGSRTDKSSASAPDVDDPEAFPALA encoded by the exons ATGCCTGGGCATTTACAGGAAGGCTTCGGCTGCGTGGTCACCAACCGATTCGACCAGTTATTTGACGACGAATCGGACCCCTTCGAGGTGTTGAAGGCAGcagagaacaagaaaaaagaaaccggCGGGGGCGGCGTTGGGGGCCCCGGGGCCAAGAGCGCAGCTCAGGCCGCGGCCCAGACCAACTCCAGTGCGGCAGGCAAACAGCTGCGTAAAGAGTCCCAGAAAGATCGCAAGAACCCGCTGCCGTCTAACGTTGGCGTGGCTGACAAGAAAGAAGAGGCGCAGCCGCCTGTGGCGCTTAAGAAAGAAG GAATAAGACGTGTTGGAAGAAGACCTGATCAACAACTTCAGGGTGAAGGGAAAATAATTGATAGGAGACCAGAAAGGCGACCACCTCGTGAACGACGGTTTGAAAAGCCACTTGAAGAAAAGGGTGAAGGAGGAGAATTTTCAGTTGatag ACCGATTATTGACCGGCCTATCCGAGGCCGTGGTGGTCTTGGGAGAGGTCGAGGAGGCCGTGGACGTGGAATGGGCCGAGGAGATGGATTTGATTCTCGTGGCAAACGTGAATTTGATAGGCATAGTGGAAGTGATAGATC TGGCCTGAAGCATGAGGACAAACGTGGAGGTAGCGGATCTCACAACTGGGGAACTGTCAAAGATGAATTAAC agAGTCCCCAAAATACATTCAGAAACAAATATCTTATAATTGCAGTGACTTGGAGCAGTCAAATGTGACTGAGGAAACACCTGAAGGTGAAGAACATCCAGTTGCAGACACTGAAAATAA GGAGAATGAAGTTGAAGAAGTAAAAGAAGAGGGTCCAAAAGAAATGACTTTGGATGAGTGGAAGGCTATTCAAAATAAGGATCGGGCAAAAGTAGAGTTTAATATTCGAAAACCAAATGAAGGTGCTGATGGGCAGTGGAAGAAGGGATTTGTTCTTCATAAGTCAAAGAGTGAAGAG GCTCATGCTGAAGATTCGGTTATGGACCATCATTTCCGGAAGCCAGCAAATGATATAACGTCTCAACTGGAGATCAATTTTGGAGACCTTGGCCGCCCAGGACGTGGTGGCAGGGGAGGACGAGGTGGCCGTGGGCGCGGTGGACGTCCAAATCGTGGCAGCAGGACTGACaag tcaAGTGCTTCTGCTCCTGATGTAGATGACCCAGAGGCATTCCCAGCCCTGGCTTAA
- the SERBP1 gene encoding SERPINE1 mRNA-binding protein 1 isoform X3 produces MPGHLQEGFGCVVTNRFDQLFDDESDPFEVLKAAENKKKETGGGGVGGPGAKSAAQAAAQTNSSAAGKQLRKESQKDRKNPLPSNVGVADKKEEAQPPVALKKEGIRRVGRRPDQQLQGEGKIIDRRPERRPPRERRFEKPLEEKGEGGEFSVDRPIIDRPIRGRGGLGRGRGGRGRGMGRGDGFDSRGKREFDRHSGSDRSSFSHYSGLKHEDKRGGSGSHNWGTVKDELTDLEQSNVTEETPEGEEHPVADTENKENEVEEVKEEGPKEMTLDEWKAIQNKDRAKVEFNIRKPNEGADGQWKKGFVLHKSKSEEAHAEDSVMDHHFRKPANDITSQLEINFGDLGRPGRGGRGGRGGRGRGGRPNRGSRTDKSSASAPDVDDPEAFPALA; encoded by the exons ATGCCTGGGCATTTACAGGAAGGCTTCGGCTGCGTGGTCACCAACCGATTCGACCAGTTATTTGACGACGAATCGGACCCCTTCGAGGTGTTGAAGGCAGcagagaacaagaaaaaagaaaccggCGGGGGCGGCGTTGGGGGCCCCGGGGCCAAGAGCGCAGCTCAGGCCGCGGCCCAGACCAACTCCAGTGCGGCAGGCAAACAGCTGCGTAAAGAGTCCCAGAAAGATCGCAAGAACCCGCTGCCGTCTAACGTTGGCGTGGCTGACAAGAAAGAAGAGGCGCAGCCGCCTGTGGCGCTTAAGAAAGAAG GAATAAGACGTGTTGGAAGAAGACCTGATCAACAACTTCAGGGTGAAGGGAAAATAATTGATAGGAGACCAGAAAGGCGACCACCTCGTGAACGACGGTTTGAAAAGCCACTTGAAGAAAAGGGTGAAGGAGGAGAATTTTCAGTTGatag ACCGATTATTGACCGGCCTATCCGAGGCCGTGGTGGTCTTGGGAGAGGTCGAGGAGGCCGTGGACGTGGAATGGGCCGAGGAGATGGATTTGATTCTCGTGGCAAACGTGAATTTGATAGGCATAGTGGAAGTGATAGATC ttctttttcacaTTACAGTGGCCTGAAGCATGAGGACAAACGTGGAGGTAGCGGATCTCACAACTGGGGAACTGTCAAAGATGAATTAAC TGACTTGGAGCAGTCAAATGTGACTGAGGAAACACCTGAAGGTGAAGAACATCCAGTTGCAGACACTGAAAATAA GGAGAATGAAGTTGAAGAAGTAAAAGAAGAGGGTCCAAAAGAAATGACTTTGGATGAGTGGAAGGCTATTCAAAATAAGGATCGGGCAAAAGTAGAGTTTAATATTCGAAAACCAAATGAAGGTGCTGATGGGCAGTGGAAGAAGGGATTTGTTCTTCATAAGTCAAAGAGTGAAGAG GCTCATGCTGAAGATTCGGTTATGGACCATCATTTCCGGAAGCCAGCAAATGATATAACGTCTCAACTGGAGATCAATTTTGGAGACCTTGGCCGCCCAGGACGTGGTGGCAGGGGAGGACGAGGTGGCCGTGGGCGCGGTGGACGTCCAAATCGTGGCAGCAGGACTGACaag tcaAGTGCTTCTGCTCCTGATGTAGATGACCCAGAGGCATTCCCAGCCCTGGCTTAA
- the SERBP1 gene encoding SERPINE1 mRNA-binding protein 1 isoform X4, whose product MPGHLQEGFGCVVTNRFDQLFDDESDPFEVLKAAENKKKETGGGGVGGPGAKSAAQAAAQTNSSAAGKQLRKESQKDRKNPLPSNVGVADKKEEAQPPVALKKEGIRRVGRRPDQQLQGEGKIIDRRPERRPPRERRFEKPLEEKGEGGEFSVDRPIIDRPIRGRGGLGRGRGGRGRGMGRGDGFDSRGKREFDRHSGSDRSGLKHEDKRGGSGSHNWGTVKDELTDLEQSNVTEETPEGEEHPVADTENKENEVEEVKEEGPKEMTLDEWKAIQNKDRAKVEFNIRKPNEGADGQWKKGFVLHKSKSEEAHAEDSVMDHHFRKPANDITSQLEINFGDLGRPGRGGRGGRGGRGRGGRPNRGSRTDKSSASAPDVDDPEAFPALA is encoded by the exons ATGCCTGGGCATTTACAGGAAGGCTTCGGCTGCGTGGTCACCAACCGATTCGACCAGTTATTTGACGACGAATCGGACCCCTTCGAGGTGTTGAAGGCAGcagagaacaagaaaaaagaaaccggCGGGGGCGGCGTTGGGGGCCCCGGGGCCAAGAGCGCAGCTCAGGCCGCGGCCCAGACCAACTCCAGTGCGGCAGGCAAACAGCTGCGTAAAGAGTCCCAGAAAGATCGCAAGAACCCGCTGCCGTCTAACGTTGGCGTGGCTGACAAGAAAGAAGAGGCGCAGCCGCCTGTGGCGCTTAAGAAAGAAG GAATAAGACGTGTTGGAAGAAGACCTGATCAACAACTTCAGGGTGAAGGGAAAATAATTGATAGGAGACCAGAAAGGCGACCACCTCGTGAACGACGGTTTGAAAAGCCACTTGAAGAAAAGGGTGAAGGAGGAGAATTTTCAGTTGatag ACCGATTATTGACCGGCCTATCCGAGGCCGTGGTGGTCTTGGGAGAGGTCGAGGAGGCCGTGGACGTGGAATGGGCCGAGGAGATGGATTTGATTCTCGTGGCAAACGTGAATTTGATAGGCATAGTGGAAGTGATAGATC TGGCCTGAAGCATGAGGACAAACGTGGAGGTAGCGGATCTCACAACTGGGGAACTGTCAAAGATGAATTAAC TGACTTGGAGCAGTCAAATGTGACTGAGGAAACACCTGAAGGTGAAGAACATCCAGTTGCAGACACTGAAAATAA GGAGAATGAAGTTGAAGAAGTAAAAGAAGAGGGTCCAAAAGAAATGACTTTGGATGAGTGGAAGGCTATTCAAAATAAGGATCGGGCAAAAGTAGAGTTTAATATTCGAAAACCAAATGAAGGTGCTGATGGGCAGTGGAAGAAGGGATTTGTTCTTCATAAGTCAAAGAGTGAAGAG GCTCATGCTGAAGATTCGGTTATGGACCATCATTTCCGGAAGCCAGCAAATGATATAACGTCTCAACTGGAGATCAATTTTGGAGACCTTGGCCGCCCAGGACGTGGTGGCAGGGGAGGACGAGGTGGCCGTGGGCGCGGTGGACGTCCAAATCGTGGCAGCAGGACTGACaag tcaAGTGCTTCTGCTCCTGATGTAGATGACCCAGAGGCATTCCCAGCCCTGGCTTAA
- the SERBP1 gene encoding SERPINE1 mRNA-binding protein 1 isoform X1, translated as MPGHLQEGFGCVVTNRFDQLFDDESDPFEVLKAAENKKKETGGGGVGGPGAKSAAQAAAQTNSSAAGKQLRKESQKDRKNPLPSNVGVADKKEEAQPPVALKKEGIRRVGRRPDQQLQGEGKIIDRRPERRPPRERRFEKPLEEKGEGGEFSVDRPIIDRPIRGRGGLGRGRGGRGRGMGRGDGFDSRGKREFDRHSGSDRSSFSHYSGLKHEDKRGGSGSHNWGTVKDELTESPKYIQKQISYNCSDLEQSNVTEETPEGEEHPVADTENKENEVEEVKEEGPKEMTLDEWKAIQNKDRAKVEFNIRKPNEGADGQWKKGFVLHKSKSEEAHAEDSVMDHHFRKPANDITSQLEINFGDLGRPGRGGRGGRGGRGRGGRPNRGSRTDKSSASAPDVDDPEAFPALA; from the exons ATGCCTGGGCATTTACAGGAAGGCTTCGGCTGCGTGGTCACCAACCGATTCGACCAGTTATTTGACGACGAATCGGACCCCTTCGAGGTGTTGAAGGCAGcagagaacaagaaaaaagaaaccggCGGGGGCGGCGTTGGGGGCCCCGGGGCCAAGAGCGCAGCTCAGGCCGCGGCCCAGACCAACTCCAGTGCGGCAGGCAAACAGCTGCGTAAAGAGTCCCAGAAAGATCGCAAGAACCCGCTGCCGTCTAACGTTGGCGTGGCTGACAAGAAAGAAGAGGCGCAGCCGCCTGTGGCGCTTAAGAAAGAAG GAATAAGACGTGTTGGAAGAAGACCTGATCAACAACTTCAGGGTGAAGGGAAAATAATTGATAGGAGACCAGAAAGGCGACCACCTCGTGAACGACGGTTTGAAAAGCCACTTGAAGAAAAGGGTGAAGGAGGAGAATTTTCAGTTGatag ACCGATTATTGACCGGCCTATCCGAGGCCGTGGTGGTCTTGGGAGAGGTCGAGGAGGCCGTGGACGTGGAATGGGCCGAGGAGATGGATTTGATTCTCGTGGCAAACGTGAATTTGATAGGCATAGTGGAAGTGATAGATC ttctttttcacaTTACAGTGGCCTGAAGCATGAGGACAAACGTGGAGGTAGCGGATCTCACAACTGGGGAACTGTCAAAGATGAATTAAC agAGTCCCCAAAATACATTCAGAAACAAATATCTTATAATTGCAGTGACTTGGAGCAGTCAAATGTGACTGAGGAAACACCTGAAGGTGAAGAACATCCAGTTGCAGACACTGAAAATAA GGAGAATGAAGTTGAAGAAGTAAAAGAAGAGGGTCCAAAAGAAATGACTTTGGATGAGTGGAAGGCTATTCAAAATAAGGATCGGGCAAAAGTAGAGTTTAATATTCGAAAACCAAATGAAGGTGCTGATGGGCAGTGGAAGAAGGGATTTGTTCTTCATAAGTCAAAGAGTGAAGAG GCTCATGCTGAAGATTCGGTTATGGACCATCATTTCCGGAAGCCAGCAAATGATATAACGTCTCAACTGGAGATCAATTTTGGAGACCTTGGCCGCCCAGGACGTGGTGGCAGGGGAGGACGAGGTGGCCGTGGGCGCGGTGGACGTCCAAATCGTGGCAGCAGGACTGACaag tcaAGTGCTTCTGCTCCTGATGTAGATGACCCAGAGGCATTCCCAGCCCTGGCTTAA